In a genomic window of Cynocephalus volans isolate mCynVol1 chromosome 1, mCynVol1.pri, whole genome shotgun sequence:
- the INHA gene encoding inhibin alpha chain, whose protein sequence is MVPQLPLLLLFLLAPQGRHGCHGPPELDRELILAKVRALFLDALGPPAVTGEGGDLGARRLPRRHALGGFTRGGSEPEEEEDVSQAILFPATGTSCEDEPTAGELAQEVEEGLFTYVFRPSQHTRSRQVTSAQLWFHTGLDVQGTVASNSSEPLLGLLVLSSRGPTAVPMSLGQAPPRWAVLHLAASALPLLTHPVLVLLLRCRLCSCSARPEATPFLVAHTRARPPSGGERVRRSTPPISWPWSPAALRLLQRPPEGTAAHANCHRAALNISFQELGWDRWIVHPPSFIFHYCHGGCGLPTPPDLSLPVPGVPPTPGQPPSFVPGPQPCCAALPGTMRPLHVRTTSDGGYSFRYETVPNLLTQHCACI, encoded by the exons ATGGTGCCCCAGCTGCCCCTGCTGCTCCTCTTCCTGCTGGCCCCACAGGGCAGGCACGGCTGCCACGGGCCACCAGAGCTGGATCGGGAGCTTATCCTggccaaggtgagggccctgttTCTGGATGCCTTGGGGCCCCCGGCAGTGACTGGGGAAGGTGGGGATCTTGGAGCTAGGCGTCTACCCCGAAGACATGCCTTGGGAGGCTTCACGCGCGGGGGCTCTGAgcccgaggaggaggaggatgtctccCAGGCCATCCTTTTCCCAGCCACAG GTACCAGCTGTGAGGACGAACCAACTGCTGGAGAGCTGGCCCAGGAGGTTGAGGAGGGCCTCTTCACGTATGTGTTCCGGCCATCCCAGCACACACGCAGTCGCCAGGTGACTTCAGCCCAGCTGTGGTTCCACACGGGGCTGGACGTGCAGGGCACAGTGGCCTCCAATAGCTCTGAGCCCCTGCTAGGCCTGCTGGTACTGTCATCCAGGGGTCCCACGGCTGTGCCCATGTCCTTGGGCCAGGCGCCCCCTCGCTGGGCTGTGCTGCACCTGGCTGCCTCTGCTCTCCCTCTGCTGACCCACCCTGTCCTGGTTCTGCTGCTGCGCTGTCGTCTCTGTTCCTGCTCAGCCCGGCCTGAGGCCACACCCTTCCTGGTGGCCCACACGCGGGCCAGACCACCCAGCGGAGGGGAGAGGGTCCGACGCTCAACTCCCCCGATATCCTGGCCTTGGTCTCCTGCTGCTCTGCGCCTGCTGCAGAGGCCTCCGGAGGGAACTGCTGCCCATGCCAACTGCCACAGAGCAGCACTTAACATCTCCTTCCAGGAGCTGGGCTGGGATCGGTGGATTGTGCATCCTCCCAGTTTCATCTTCCACTACTGTCACGGTGGCTGTGGGCTGCCCACCCCACCAGACCTGTCCCTGCCTGTCCCTGGGGTTCCCCCTACCCCTGGTCAGCCCCCTTCCTTTGTGCCAGGGCCCCAGCCCTGCTGTGCTGCTCTCCCGGGGACAATGAGGCCCCTACATGTCCGCACCACCTCAGATGGAGGTTACTCTTTCAGGTATGAGACAGTGCCCAACCTTCTCACGCAACACTGTGCTTGTATCTAA